The DNA sequence AAAATATGATGCAAAGGTTTTATATGTAGACACTGATGCACATCATGGGGATGGAGTACAATGGGCATTTTACGATGATCCTAATGTATGCACACTTTCATTCCATGAAAGTGGTCGTTTTTTATTCCCTGGTTCTGGACACGTTAATGAGTTTGGACATGGAGAAGGATATGGATACTCCTTTAACGTACCATTCGAAGCTTTTACGGAGGATAGTTCTTTTCTAAGTGCCTATGAAAGTGTGATGCGAGAAGTCATAGCGTATTTTAAGCCTGATATTATACTGACACAGAATGGTGCAGATGCCCATTACTACGATCCACTTACACACCTCTGTGGAACACTACGCCTATATCAAGAAATACCTAAACTCGCTCATAGCCTTGCTCACGAATACTGTAATGGCAAGTGGATTGCTGTTGGTGGAGGAGGTTATGATATTTGGAGAGTAGTGCCACGAGCTTGGGCAGCAATATGGCTTGAAATGTCAAACCAAACAAATTTATTAAAAAATCCAATACCAAATAACTGGATTGACACGTGGCAGAAGGAATCTCCTCATCCCCTTCCTTTATATTGGGACGACCCTTCTAATATGTATCCACCTATTCCTAGAAAAACTGAGATTGAGAAAAAAAATAGAAGAACCGCTGCCAAAGTTCTTCATCCTATCTATGACTAACTAAACTATATTTTTTTTATCAAATTTCCAATAATTTCTGCTGATAGCTTGGCTACCTCCTCAACAAATGACTCGAAGCTATCAGCAGCCTCACCATTCGCCTTATCTGAGATAGCACGCACAACTACGAAAGGAACTTGATTAAAGCTAGCAACATGTGCAACAGCGGCACCTTCCATCTCAACGCATGCAGCATCAAATAATTCGGATAACTCCTTTACATCCTCTCTATTAGCTATAAATTGATCTCCGCTAACTATTTTCCCTTTGATGACTTGTATTCCTTTATTCACTGTTTCCATAGATGCTTCATAAGCTTTGTCAACTAATTCGGGGTCAGCTTTAAACGCTGAAGGTCCGTCATGCATCGGAATTGTTCCTCTTTTGAACCCTAACGGACTTGCATCAATATCGTGCTCCTGACAAATAGTAGAAATTACAATATCTCCAACATTCAAGCTCTCTAATATTTCTCCTGCAACACCTGTAAATATTATTTTCTCACTCTGAAAAATGTCGATCAATATTTGTGTCGTCATGGCTGCATTCACTTTCCCAACCCCACATTGGGTTATTACGACTTCGTGCTCTTCCCACACACCTGAAAAAAAAGTGAACGAACCAATTTTCTTACTTTTTTGTTCATTAATTGACTCCTTAAAATATTGGACCTCTTCTTTCATCGCACCTATAATTCCTATTTTCATTACTTTAACCCTCCTAATCAGTTACTTTCAGTAGCGATAGTTTAAAGCTTCTCAACTTACCTCTGCCTTTACTCCCGCAGGAACGAGCGTTACTTCGTCGCCTTATGCTTCGAGTTGTCTCGACGGATACGCTCCAAAGCATATGCTCGTAGAGGAAGAGACAGTTACCTCGCTTGCTCCGATCTCATCAACCTTTTCTATAATTTAGATATATTGAATATTAATACAATAAAATATCAATTTCTACTTTTTCAGTGGTCTCAAAGAACACCACTTTTTCAGTGCCCTTAATATTAACCTTTTTTAGTCCCTCTATATTTTTCCCATTTGCCAATAAGCTTATGGGGCATAATTGTAGAATAAAATAAAAAATCCGGAGATTTCCCCGGAAATTTTTATCAATATAAAGTACTAGATATCTTATTGCAATTATTTTAATATATTTCTGCATTTTCAGCATCAGGTTCAGCAATTACAATAACAACACGTCTATTTTTTTGTAAATTCTCATTCGTCGTATTAGGTGCTATTGGCCTAGTATCCCCATAACCTACTGATACAAACCTAGATTGATCAAGATCATGGTTATCGACTAAGTACCTTATTACACTACTCGCTCTGGCACCAGATAATTCCCAATTGGATGGAAATTGAAATGTTTCAATCGGCCT is a window from the Evansella cellulosilytica DSM 2522 genome containing:
- a CDS encoding acetoin utilization protein AcuC, whose amino-acid sequence is MNREAAFIYSPQQLSYKFSEHHPFNQKRLTLTKDLLEKLHALNPNDIYPARKATDEELSLIHEEDFITAVKGASMGEFRSSYAMTYGIGTEDTPVFPYMHDAAAWLVGGTLAAVDLVFEQGFKHAINLGGGLHHGFRGKASGFCIYNDSSIAIEYMRKKYDAKVLYVDTDAHHGDGVQWAFYDDPNVCTLSFHESGRFLFPGSGHVNEFGHGEGYGYSFNVPFEAFTEDSSFLSAYESVMREVIAYFKPDIILTQNGADAHYYDPLTHLCGTLRLYQEIPKLAHSLAHEYCNGKWIAVGGGGYDIWRVVPRAWAAIWLEMSNQTNLLKNPIPNNWIDTWQKESPHPLPLYWDDPSNMYPPIPRKTEIEKKNRRTAAKVLHPIYD
- a CDS encoding 5'-methylthioadenosine/adenosylhomocysteine nucleosidase; protein product: MKIGIIGAMKEEVQYFKESINEQKSKKIGSFTFFSGVWEEHEVVITQCGVGKVNAAMTTQILIDIFQSEKIIFTGVAGEILESLNVGDIVISTICQEHDIDASPLGFKRGTIPMHDGPSAFKADPELVDKAYEASMETVNKGIQVIKGKIVSGDQFIANREDVKELSELFDAACVEMEGAAVAHVASFNQVPFVVVRAISDKANGEAADSFESFVEEVAKLSAEIIGNLIKKI